The following nucleotide sequence is from Deltaproteobacteria bacterium.
GCGGTCTCGAGGTCGATATCCACACGCCTTACGGGAACCCGGCCGAGAAGATCCTCGAAGTCTGCAGACGCAACGATATCGATCTGATCGCCATGTCGACCCATGGCCGCAGCGGCATCGGACGCTGGCTGCTGGGAAGTGTTGCCGAAAAAGTCGTGCGCCACAGTGAAATACCGGTGCTGCTGCTCCGTTCCCATGAGGCCGATGACGAGTAGATAGCCCGGCGCGTTTCGCGTTCTAAAAACAGGGGGGAACGAGCCCCTCCCTACTCCCAAAAATTCCGGGCGCCATTCCCCCCCCGCTCTCATCGACGGGGTTCAATGGCGCGGTTTTTACCGCTTTAGAAAAAGACTATTATTGCAAATCGACTAAATATCTGCTATTGTTACCGAAAGCTAATATCCAAAAAGTGAGGTCATCCCCATGAAAAAAGCCTTGTTGATCGTCTTCTTGGTAATCCTCTATGCCGCCTTGTGCCACCAGCCGTCATCCGTGTTCAGCGAAACCCTGCGCTTTAACGCCGACGGTACGCCCGTCGACCAAGAACAATATGAACAAACGGCAAAAACATGGGAAAAACACTTGAGCGCGGCGTTGGCGGATGGGTACCATGCCGGCTTCACGCAATGGAAAGACCCGATTAAAATCAGGCATAAACGGATCGAGCAGTGGGAAAAAATGCGCTCACACTACAACCCGGATTCGCTGCCTAACAAGATTGAAAAACCCGGGGATGAAAAACAATAACCACCTTGAACAATCGATATCGTTATAAATTATAATCAATATTTAGCTTTATTTATTTGGATAAATTATTATTACCATAAATTTTAATCAAAATAATTTCATTTTCAATGATGTAAATCTATATGAACTCTTAAAATTTGAAACCCTCCGGGATTTTCGGGTTTCCCGCACCTGCGGTGTCAACTCTCATCTCGCATAGACGACTACGGCGGGATGACATTTTCCTTGCATCTGTGGCAAACCCGAAAATCGCTCAATTTAGCGATGAGTAACACGGTACGGTCCCAGCACGTCTATGCCCTGCCACGCTTTTCCGGTCACGTTATTTGTTCAGCCGGCACCGGAGATAGTCCCTCTAACCGGGCATTCTCACTTTGTCATTAATTATTTTTGTGGTTACATTTATTACTATTGATTTAAATTTTTCATTATTATTAATGATCATTTATTTTTATTATTTCGTAAAATGAGCAACTTCCAGGTTTGTTGGAAATGTAAGAAAACTGTCATCCCGCGCTTGTCGGAGCGCAACTCGAAAAGCGGAGATCGAATAGTGTGGTCGCGGTCTCCCGGGAAAGGGTTCATGGTTTCAGGCTCTATATCGCATCTAAGTTCAATTTGGGTCGTAATTTGTCAGTATACGTTCATTTTGGTTGGTTGATATCCCTGATACAAAATAAGCTTTTCCTCTAAAATATGTTGTGCTATGGTTTTGGTTCCGGTGAGAAAGAGGCTCCTGCGCACGACAACTTTCTTAAACACGGCGCAACCGTGGTGGAGCGAAGTTGAACATCATCCCCGAACCGCAGACCGCCCGGAATCGGTTTCTTTTTTTGTTTTCACCTGAATCGGACGATTGCCGACTTGGGTTTCAGCCTGTCGAATGTTAAGGGTAGATTCACGCCATGCACAATCTGGGAAGTGCCCATCAAAAAAAATTTGCCGGCAGCCGCCTTTCGGATAAAAGCCAGCGGCGTGAGCCCCGGCATGCCGTGCGGCCCGGTTCCCAGGTCATTTTCAAGAAAAGCCCGCGTTTTCGATTGATAGGCAGGACGCGCATCCTCCACAGGGCCGAACTGATCGACATCAGCATGGAAGGACTGAGAGCACGCTACACGGCGAGCGATAAATGGTCCAGCCCTTTCGATCACATTTCCATTGCCACTCCCGGCAAGGATCTGGTGGTCAGCGACATCTTCTGCAAAATCATATCCGACTATCAAATCACCTACAGCAATAAAGGCGAACGCGCCAGGGTTTGCGGCGTTAAATTCTCGAGACTGACCGGCAGTCAGAAAAACGACCTCCAGCGTTTTATAGGGGAAAACGCGGTCGGGGAAGATGCGTCGGCAAAATGGTATATTCAGTTCAATTGATATTAAGTCCCTATTTATTCTAATCCCGTCCTGTTTGCACAAGATTTTCACACCGAATTTACCTGCAATGGATATAAAAAAATCCTAAATTCTAATCCACCAAATTCTAAATAAATACCAAATTCAAAGATTCAAAACGTATAAAGAACCCAGAAAGCGCAAGTATTCGATATTGGAATTTCCGGTTTATCCGGGTTGGGTCTTGATAAGTTGCCCTTGTTTTTTGCATTCAACTTGCTATTTTTACCGTATAGAAAGGTCGCGTGAAAGACGAGCCCTATATCTCCGTTTGAGAGCCGTGGATGCTGAAAAGGAAGTTTCGATGATCCGGAAAATCATATCAGGAGGGCGCACCGACCCGGAAAGGGGCGCCCTGGATGCGGCCCTCAAATATGGCGTCCCCCATGCGGGCTGGATCCATTACATCCGCGGTGAAGAGCGGAAAAAATTGCTCGAAACCTACCATCTCACCGTCATTCCCGCGTTGGATCCCAGGGCGGCCGTACGCCAGAATGTCGAGCATACCGACGGCACCCTCATCCTCACAACCGGGAAACCTCGGGAAAACGCCGATTACGCCAGGCATTTGACCCTCAAACGCGGTATGCAGCTGCTGGGTATCGACATGCGGCAGTACGCCCCCATCGAAGCGGGGTCTTTGATTGTCTCGTGGTTGAAACTGAATCATGTGAGCCGGGTGTATGTCACCGGTTCGGACGATGAAACCCGCGGCCGGTCCTACAATCTCTCGCGGAAAATCATGGAAGCCGCCATCATCCTGGGCTATACCAGGATGAACGCCGTGCCGGCTCGCAATTCGCAACCCCGCCAGGGTCCGGGAGGGGCTAAAGCCTGGCCCGCCACCGTTGAGGATGCCGTGAAACGGCTCATCGACGAGCTGTTTTTGAGGGACAAAAACCGGATATCCACCATGGAGCCCCCGGACCTGGACGAACTTCACCCGACCCTGGGACGCTACATAAGGGAAAACTACGGTTTGCTGAGCGGCAACCACGAACTGCTCAAGTCCTGCATGCGGACAACCCAGGCATCTGAAATAGTGCCGGATGAGGCTTCAGCCATCATCATCAAGGAACTGTGGCAAGAGCTGCAGCAAACCCACCGGATCAGGATTGCGCCCCCGGCATCCGATCGCTGATCCCGCCATAGAAAGCGCTTGTCTTTTTTAAAAAACAAAAGTAACGTTTCCCCGGCAACGCTCTGGAGGAAGGACAACCCATGCTGGAAAAAATCATATCCGGCGGGCAAACCGGTGCCGACCAGGCCGCCCTGGATGCCGCCATCAAGCTCGGCATTCCCCACGGCGGTTGGATTCCGAAGGGCCGCCTGACCGAAGACGGCCCGCTGCCGGCCAAATACCAGCTCAGGGAGATGCCCACGGGCAGCTATCCCGAAAGAACCAAGAAAAACATCAGGGAAGCGGACGGAACGCTGATATTCTCTCACGGCCCCCTTACCGGCGGATCCGAATTCACCCGCAAAATGGCCGTAAAGTACATGAAACCCCTGCTCCACATAGACTTTTACAAAATGATCCCCTTCGATGCCGCGGTGACGATCAACAACTGGATGGTGGATCACGACATCCGGATCCTGAACGTCGCCGGGCCGCGATCCAGTTCCGACCCGAAAATCTACCGGTCGGTCATGGACATCATCGAGGCCGTCTCCTTTTTGAACCTGTCCGAAAACAATCCCATGCAGACCGGGACATCCGTTGAGAATCCGGCCGGCAACGAAGACCCGCCCCGGGACGTCTCGACGGCCGTTGACCTGATTATCGGCGGCATGACCCTGAAAGACCGGGCAGCCATGGCCAACCTCACCATAGGGGAACTCGTCCCCCTGCAGCTAAATCTCGGCATGTATATCAGGCAGCGGCTGGCCTCGTGGTCATCCAGCGACGCCTTCAATCGATCGTGCCGTGAGGCGGCTTTCGAGGAGGGGCTGGACGCCGCCAACACCCCCATGGTAATTATCAGAAAAACCTGGAGGAAACTCAAAGCCACGCATCGGTTAAGGGTTATAAAGTAAAAGGAACCGGGTAGCGCTAATTTTTTGCCCGGCCCGTTTCCTTTTCCCTTGACTCAAAATCAGGCCTGAGGTAATAAACCTGCCAACATTGTGTTGCATATTTTTCGAGAAACAGCTCAGCGATAGATCTTCGGTCTTGTAAATACTGCAGGTTTCCGGTGATACTAGCGACAATCGAATTTCTCACCGGCTGGCACTGCAGTTTTTTAATTTGACACGCTTTTGTTTCAGGAGCACGTGCCTATGGACATGAAACGGGATTACTACGAGGATGTTAAGGTTTTCACATCCGGTGTCGTCGCCTTCTGGCTGGGCGTTCTGATCCTTGCCCTCGCCCTCTTTCCCTTATTCGCAAAAAATTACTACATCTACGTGGCCAACTACATGGCCATCAACGTCATCGTCGTGGTGGGCCTCAACCTCCTGGTGGGTTATACCGGTCAGATCTCCATGGGGCACGCGGGTTTTTTCGCCATCGGCGCCTACGGCACCATCGCCCTGATGGTAAACGCCCACTTTCCCTTTCTGCTGGCCCTGCCCTGCGCCGGCGTTGTCGCCGCTTTTTTCGGCTTTCTGCTGGGACTTCCGGCCCTGCGCCTGGAAGGACCCTATCTTGCCATTGCAACGCTCGGCTTCGGCGTCACCATCTCCCAGATCATCGGCAAGATCCAGATGTTCGGCGAGCGACAGGGACTGAACGCCCCCGATCTCAATATCGGCTCCTGGCAGATCCAAAACGACAAGGACTTTTATTTCCTGCTGATTCCCATCACGATCGTGATGGTCGCCCTGGCCCGCAACATCGTCAAGACCAAGGTGGGACGCGCCTTTATCTCCATCCGGGATGCGGACATCGCCGCCGAGACCATGGGCGTCAACCTGACCTTCTACAAAACCCTGGCCTTTGCCGTCAGCGCTTTTTATGCCGGCGTGGGCGGCGGTCTCTTTGCCTTTGTGCTGCGCTTTATCGAGCCCGAAATGTTCAGCCTGTTCATGTCGGTCATGTTCCTGACCATGGCCGTGGTCGGCGGTCTGGGCTCCATGATGGGGCCGGTGGTGGGCGCCTGTCTGCTGGCCCTTCTGGACCTGCAGTTGCGCAATGTCCTGGAGGTTCCCTTTTTTGGCGACTGGATCAGGTCCCTGTCCGAAAGCTGGTTTTCCATGACGGGCGTTTCAAATATCCAGTCCATCATTTTCGGCCTGATCCTGATTTTGATCATGCTGTTCGAACCCCTGGGGATCTTCGGCATCTGGATCCGCACCAAGAAGTACTGGAAGACATGGCCCTTTTAAAATAAATTCGCCACGCGACTTTATGGAACGCGGCTTCGCCGCTGTTTAATGCAAAATGCTTTAAAAAGAGGATAGCGATGATTGATTTTCTGCAGATGGTGCTCAGCGGAATCGCGGTGGGCAGTTCCTACGCCCTGATGGGGCTCGGCATGGTGCTGATCTACAAAGCCTCGGAGGTGCCCAACTTCGTGCAGGGGGAGATGGCCCTGCTGCCGGTGTTCCTCACCTTCATGCTGCTGAACAGCTACGGGGCGCCCTATTACGTCGCCTTCCCCCTCACCCTGGTTTTCGCCCTGCTCCTGGGCTGCTTCCTCGAGTTCGCCATTCTGCGGCGGGCCAAGGAGCCCAACATCCTGGGGCTGATCATCATCACCATCGGCATGGAGATGATCCTGCTGGGCTTCGTTTCCTGGAAGTTCGGCGCCGACCAGCGGGCCATGCCTTTTCCGATTTCATCCTACGACAGCATCGTCCTCGGCGACATCTTCATCAGCACGCTGGACATGCTCACCCTGGTGGTGGCCCTGGTGATCATGCTCATCCTCTTCCTGTTTTTCCGCTTCTCCAAGATGGGCGTGGCCATGAAAGCCACCCAGCAGAATGAAACCGCCGCCGCCCTCATGGGAATCAAGACCAAACGCATCCGCATGGTCACCTGGGGCATTTCCTCCATGGTGGGCAGCGTGGCCGGGCTCCTCATGGCGCCGGTCCTGATGGAGCCTTACATGATGTGGGACCCCATGCTGAAAGGGTTTGCCGGGGCGGTCGTGGGCGGCATGACCTCCCTGCCCGGCGCGGTGTTCGGCGCCTACATCGTCGGCATTACTGAACACCTGTTCGGCGGGTACGTCTCCATCGAGTTTAAATCCGTGGTGGCCTTTGTCATCATCGTGCTGGTGCTCTGTGTCAAGCCCAGCGGACTGTTTGCGAAACATTACGTCAAGAAGGTTTAACGTGGT
It contains:
- a CDS encoding putative molybdenum carrier protein → MLEKIISGGQTGADQAALDAAIKLGIPHGGWIPKGRLTEDGPLPAKYQLREMPTGSYPERTKKNIREADGTLIFSHGPLTGGSEFTRKMAVKYMKPLLHIDFYKMIPFDAAVTINNWMVDHDIRILNVAGPRSSSDPKIYRSVMDIIEAVSFLNLSENNPMQTGTSVENPAGNEDPPRDVSTAVDLIIGGMTLKDRAAMANLTIGELVPLQLNLGMYIRQRLASWSSSDAFNRSCREAAFEEGLDAANTPMVIIRKTWRKLKATHRLRVIK
- a CDS encoding branched-chain amino acid ABC transporter permease, whose product is MDMKRDYYEDVKVFTSGVVAFWLGVLILALALFPLFAKNYYIYVANYMAINVIVVVGLNLLVGYTGQISMGHAGFFAIGAYGTIALMVNAHFPFLLALPCAGVVAAFFGFLLGLPALRLEGPYLAIATLGFGVTISQIIGKIQMFGERQGLNAPDLNIGSWQIQNDKDFYFLLIPITIVMVALARNIVKTKVGRAFISIRDADIAAETMGVNLTFYKTLAFAVSAFYAGVGGGLFAFVLRFIEPEMFSLFMSVMFLTMAVVGGLGSMMGPVVGACLLALLDLQLRNVLEVPFFGDWIRSLSESWFSMTGVSNIQSIIFGLILILIMLFEPLGIFGIWIRTKKYWKTWPF
- a CDS encoding branched-chain amino acid ABC transporter permease translates to MIDFLQMVLSGIAVGSSYALMGLGMVLIYKASEVPNFVQGEMALLPVFLTFMLLNSYGAPYYVAFPLTLVFALLLGCFLEFAILRRAKEPNILGLIIITIGMEMILLGFVSWKFGADQRAMPFPISSYDSIVLGDIFISTLDMLTLVVALVIMLILFLFFRFSKMGVAMKATQQNETAAALMGIKTKRIRMVTWGISSMVGSVAGLLMAPVLMEPYMMWDPMLKGFAGAVVGGMTSLPGAVFGAYIVGITEHLFGGYVSIEFKSVVAFVIIVLVLCVKPSGLFAKHYVKKV
- a CDS encoding putative molybdenum carrier protein, giving the protein MIRKIISGGRTDPERGALDAALKYGVPHAGWIHYIRGEERKKLLETYHLTVIPALDPRAAVRQNVEHTDGTLILTTGKPRENADYARHLTLKRGMQLLGIDMRQYAPIEAGSLIVSWLKLNHVSRVYVTGSDDETRGRSYNLSRKIMEAAIILGYTRMNAVPARNSQPRQGPGGAKAWPATVEDAVKRLIDELFLRDKNRISTMEPPDLDELHPTLGRYIRENYGLLSGNHELLKSCMRTTQASEIVPDEASAIIIKELWQELQQTHRIRIAPPASDR
- a CDS encoding PilZ domain-containing protein yields the protein MHNLGSAHQKKFAGSRLSDKSQRREPRHAVRPGSQVIFKKSPRFRLIGRTRILHRAELIDISMEGLRARYTASDKWSSPFDHISIATPGKDLVVSDIFCKIISDYQITYSNKGERARVCGVKFSRLTGSQKNDLQRFIGENAVGEDASAKWYIQFN